Proteins encoded within one genomic window of Siniperca chuatsi isolate FFG_IHB_CAS linkage group LG4, ASM2008510v1, whole genome shotgun sequence:
- the kcna6a gene encoding potassium voltage-gated channel subfamily A member 6a, which translates to MTVVSQENHDDTVVVTPLLQDAADLEPADQECSERVVINISGLRFETQLKTLSRFPATLLGDPRKRMRFFDPLRNEYFFDRNRPSFDAILYYYQSGGRLRRPVSVPVDIFLEEIKFYEIEEEAVDIYRDDEGLAREEDRPLPTNEFQRQFWLLFEYPESSGPARIIAIVSVMVILISIIIFCLETLPEFREVPAVHDNPANGSAHGKAPSPFTDPFFMVETLCIVWFSFEFTMRFLSCPSKAAFFKNIMNLIDVVAIAPYFITLGLDLAEHQGSSQQAASLAILRVIRLVRVFRIFKLSRHSKGLQILGQTLHASLRELGLLIFFLIIGVVLFSSSVYFAEAEDPDSGFSSIPDAFWWAVVTMTTVGYGDMCPSTIGGKFVGSLCAIAGVLTIALPVPVIVSNFNYFYHRENEDEENVQYIHVTCGQQQQPSFGECDSNKSTQSLSKTESYQGSDELETLTHPNVNPPETYTGKLTDV; encoded by the coding sequence ATGACCGTGGTGTCCCAGGAGAACCACGACGACACTGTGGTCGTAACTCCTTTGTTGCAAGATGCTGCTGACTTAGAACCAGCGGACCAGGAGTGCAGCGAGAGGGTGGTCATCAACATCTCAGGTCTGCGCTTTGAGACGCAGTTAAAGACCCTCTCTCGCTTCCCGGCTACGCTTTTGGGAGATCCGCGTAAAAGGATGCGTTTCTTTGACCCGCTGAGAAATGAATACTTCTTTGACAGGAACAGACCGAGCTTTGATGCCATCCTCTATTATTACCAATCAGGAGGGCGGCTACGGAGGCCCGTAAGTGTACCTGTGGATATTTTCCTGgaagaaataaagttttatgaAATTGAGGAAGAGGCCGTAGACATTTACCGAGACGATGAGGGCTTGGCGAGGGAAGAGGACCGCCCGCTGCCTACTAACGAGTTTCAACGCCAGTTTTGGCTCCTGTTTGAGTATCCAGAGAGTTCAGGACCTGCACGGATAATTGCCATTGTGTCAGTTATGGTTATTTTAATATCCATTATTATATTCTGCTTGGAGACTTTACCCGAGTTTAGAGAAGTCCCCGCAGTGCACGACAATCCCGCCAATGGAAGTGCTCACGGCAAAGCGCCCAGTCCGTTCACAGACCCGTTTTTCATGGTGGAGACACTTTGCATTGTGTGGTTCTCTTTTGAATTCACCATGAGATTTCTGTCCTGTCCCAGTAAAGCAGctttctttaaaaacatcatgaaCCTGATCGATGTTGTGGCCATAGCTCCTTATTTTATCACCCTGGGCCTTGATCTTGCAGAGCATCAGGGCAGCAGTCAGCAGGCTGCGTCTTTGGCCATACTGAGGGTCATCCGTCTGGTCCGTGTTTTCAGGATTTTTAAACTTTCCAGGCACTCCAAGGGTCTCCAGATCCTGGGCCAAACGCTTCACGCAAGCCTCAGGGAGCTGGGACTGCTCATATTCTTCCTGATTATTGGAGTTGTTTTATTCTCCAGTTCTGTTTACTTTGCAGAAGCAGAAGACCCCGATTCTGGATTTTCAAGTATACCTGATGCGTTTTGGTGGGCTGTGGTGACAATGACCACAGTTGGATATGGAGACATGTGTCCCTCCACCATCGGGGGGAAATTCGTTGGATCTTTGTGCGCCATCGCAGGAGTGCTAACCATAGCTTTACCTGTCCCTGTTATAGTGTCAAATTTCAATTATTTCTACCACAGAGAGAACGAGGATGAGGAAAATGTTCAGTACATACACGTGACTTgcggacagcagcagcagccctccTTTGGTGAATGTGATTCAAACAAAAGTACCCAGTCGCTCTCCAAAACCGAGTCCTATCAGGGAAGCGACGAGTTGGAAACTTTGACACATCCAAACGTAAACCCACCGGAGACATACACAGGGAAACTGACAGATGTATAA
- the kcna1a gene encoding potassium voltage-gated channel subfamily A member 1: MTVVAGDNMDETSAVPGHPQDTYPPDHNDHECCERVVINIAGLRFETQLKTLSQFPETLLGNPKKRMQYFDPLRNEYFFDRNRPSFDAILYYYQSGGRLRRPVNVPLDMFSEEIKFYELGVEAMEKFREDEGFIREEERPLPEKEFQRQIWLLFEHPESSGPARGIAIVSVMVILISIVIFCLETLPQLKEDPMGRKVRVGNTTMYYKPNILTDPFFVIETLCIIWFSFELIVRFLACPSKPAFFKNMMNMIDIVAIIPYFITLGTELAEDPEKEGVGEQATSLAILRVIRLVRVFRIFKLSRHSKGLQILGQTLKASMRELGLLIFFLFIGVILFSSAVYFAEADEQGSYFGSIPDAFWWAVVSMTTVGYGDMVPVTIGGKIVGSLCAIAGVLTIALPVPVIVSNFNYFYHRETEGEEQAQLLNVSNPNIPSETNSSRRSSSTVSKSEYMEIDGDINNSIDNFREANLRTGNCTIANQNCVNKSKLLTDV, encoded by the coding sequence ATGACCGTGGTAGCAGGAGATAACATGGACGAGACCTCAGCTGTCCCTGGCCACCCTCAGGACACCTACCCGCCAGACCACAATGACCACGAATGCTGCGAGAGGGTGGTCATCAACATAGCCGGTCTCCGGTTTGAGACACAGCTGAAAACTCTCTCCCAGTTTCCAGAAACGTTGCTGGGCAACCCTAAAAAGCGGATGCAGTACTTTGACCCTCTGAGAAACGAGTACTTCTTCGACAGAAACCGCCCCAGCTTCGATGCCATCCTCTACTACTACCAGTCTGGGGGTCGGCTGAGAAGACCAGTGAATGTCCCGTTGGATATGTTCTCAGAAGAAATCAAATTTTATGAGCTGGGAGTGGAGGCGATGGAGAAGTTTCGTGAGGATGAGGGTTTCATCAGGGAGGAAGAGCGTCCTTTACCTGAGAAGGAGTTCCAGCGTCAGATTTGGCTCCTCTTCGAGCACCCAGAAAGCTCAGGCCCTGCGAGAGGGATTGCCATAGTGTCTGTGATGGTAATCCTAATTTCAATAGTCATATTTTGTTTAGAGACTTTACCACAGCTGAAAGAGGACCCAATGGGTCGAAAAGTGAGAGTTGGGAACACTACTATGTATTACAAGCCAAATATCCTCACTGACCCCTTCTTTGTCATTGAGACACTCTGTATAATCTGGTTCTCCTTTGAGTTGATAGTACGTTTTCTGGCGTGCCCAAGCAAACCAGCCTTCTTCAAGAACATGATGAACATGATCGACATAGTGGCTATCATTCCCTACTTTATTACACTTGGCACCGAGCTGGCTGAAGACCCAGAAaaagagggggtgggggagcAGGCAACATCTCTGGCCATACTCAGGGTGATCCGTCTGGTCAGGGTGTTCAGGATCTTCAAGCTGTCACGACACTCCAAAGGACTGCAGATTTTGGGGCAGACCCTCAAAGCCAGCATGCGAGAGCTCGGATTGCTGATCTTCTTTCTGTTCATTGGAGTCATCTTGTTCTCCAGCGCTGTCTATTTTGCTGAGGCAGATGAGCAAGGATCCTACTTTGGCAGCATCCCGGATGCATTTTGGTGGGCTGTTGTGTCTATGACAACTGTGGGCTATGGGGACATGGTCCCGGTCACTATAGGAGGCAAGATTGTAGGATCTCTGTGCGCCATCGCCGGAGTGTTGACAATTGCGCTCCCAGTGCCTGTCATTGTGTCCAACTTCAACTACTTCTACCACAGGGAGACCGAGGGAGAAGAGCAGGCCCAgctgctcaacgtcagcaatCCCAACATCCCATCTGAAACCAACTCCAGCCGCCGTAGTTCATCCACCGTCAGCAAGTCAGAGTACATGGAGATTGATGGAGACATAAACAATAGCATTGACAACTTTAGGGAGGCTAACCTCAGAACTGGCAATTGCACTATAGCCAACCAAAACTGTGTAAATAAAAGCAAGCTGCTTACAGATGTTTAG